The following coding sequences are from one Gossypium raimondii isolate GPD5lz chromosome 4, ASM2569854v1, whole genome shotgun sequence window:
- the LOC105779020 gene encoding uncharacterized protein LOC105779020: MEYHLGKANVVADALSGKIVAALKSFWILEELLKDVSVVSTRGNDEARIVKGGSPGHFLLHLGSIKKYRNLRSLYWWPGMKKEISEYVSSCITCQQVKIEHQVPSRKLYLLENLEWKWDKTTMDSDSVFALNDTKKNTVWEMKKKLSIIRTHLKADQDRQKAYTNKKRKDILSEVGDKVFLKVSPWIKVIRFGLKENLSLHFIRLDEVLE; the protein is encoded by the exons ATGGAGTACCATCTTGGAAAGGCAAATGTAGTGGCGGATGCTTTAAGCGGGAAAATTGTGGCAGCTTTGAAATCTTTTTGG ATTCTGGAAGAACTATTAAAGGATGTGAGTGTGGTGAGTACAAGAG GAAATGATGAGGCAAGAATTGTTAAAGGAGGCTCACCAGGGCACTTCTTACTTCATTTAGGAAGCATTAAGAAGTATCGTAATTTAAGAAGTTTGTATTGGTGGCCTGGAATGAAGAAGGAGATATCAGAGTATGTTTCGAGTTGTATTACATGTCAGCAAGTAAAGATAGAACATCAAGTCCCCTCAAGGAAGTTGTATCTTCTAGAAAATCTCGAGTGGAAGTGGGACAAGACAACTATGGATTCTGATTCAGTTTTTGCTCTTAATGATACTAAAAAGAATACAGTCTGG gaaatgaaaaagaaactttCAATCATTCGAACCCATTTAAAGGCCGATCAAGACCGACAGAAGGCTTACACTAATAAGAAAAGGAAGGATATTTTGTCTGAAGTAGGAGAcaaggtatttttgaaagtttctcCCTGGATAAAGGTTATAAGGTTTGGACTAAAAGAGAACTTGAGCCTGCATTTCATAAGACTGGACGAAGTTCTGGAGTGA